In Phragmitibacter flavus, the following are encoded in one genomic region:
- a CDS encoding DUF1549 domain-containing protein, which translates to MIFAAALVAPVGFTSAAVAKVEEKSAAKAIDAILAKGWEANHVKPNAPASDEVFVRRIYLDVVGRIPTYRETEEFLADKAAEKRAKLIDQLLAGDGYVQNFFHYWSDILRLQTNGQQAGVVTGAAYANYLKESLRSNKPYDQMVRDLVSAQGFAWENGAIGYYMRDRGMPLDNMANTVRVFLGTRIECAQCHNHPFDKWTQKEFFEMAAFTFPVETNDYSGGPLGEVRDMMQAEEQEVLGPLRQKSRKDEGARKELTEMQQKFRQHSREIGETLTDLRNPLRYTAVGLREGKQVTLPHDYAYSDAKPKSKVGAATMMGHEVAAEPGEAGLKAYAEWMTAKDNPRFTTVVANRLWKKVFGVGQIEPVDELMDNTQAMNPELMKHLEGLMVSLNYDMKSYLRILFNTDAYQREVSREEVIAGVPYHFPGPVLRRMTAEQMWDSFVTLINPTPDMPNEAQQELADKRIDGARFVYDSLEAYGPEAILEGAEKSVVVYRKQADSLKGLQRDLALARVAKDKDKVAQISKELQALNRQVREAVKQNVMAPAAAKFVSMSKGNNPSGEMAEASMEGSAMSMMMSGNAGSEIPGFDRVQSNDRGKLTEEQERQLQDEAAYFGISGEKEVRQYAKARIQNVRTWLRAAEIESPAPRGHYLREFGQSDREVIENANTEASVSQTLALMNSQLLPQVMNKYSALMLSLNKQQYHDDKVTTAYMTLLSRQPTEQEREIWRKAADRGLTEMEDLLYALINTQQFIFIQ; encoded by the coding sequence ATGATTTTCGCTGCGGCCCTGGTGGCTCCGGTTGGTTTTACATCAGCGGCAGTGGCGAAGGTGGAGGAGAAGTCGGCCGCGAAGGCAATCGACGCAATTCTTGCAAAAGGGTGGGAGGCGAACCACGTGAAGCCAAATGCCCCGGCGAGTGATGAAGTTTTTGTGCGCCGAATTTATCTGGATGTAGTTGGGAGAATTCCGACTTATCGCGAAACGGAGGAGTTTTTGGCAGACAAGGCGGCGGAGAAGCGGGCGAAGCTGATCGACCAATTGCTGGCGGGAGATGGGTATGTGCAAAACTTTTTCCATTACTGGTCGGACATCCTGCGCTTGCAAACGAATGGCCAGCAGGCGGGTGTGGTGACGGGGGCGGCTTACGCGAATTATTTGAAGGAGAGCCTGCGGAGCAACAAACCTTATGACCAGATGGTGCGGGATTTGGTGTCGGCACAGGGTTTCGCATGGGAGAATGGGGCGATCGGTTACTACATGAGGGATCGTGGGATGCCGCTGGACAACATGGCGAATACGGTGCGCGTGTTTCTCGGCACGCGGATTGAATGCGCGCAGTGTCACAATCATCCTTTCGACAAGTGGACGCAGAAGGAGTTTTTCGAAATGGCGGCCTTTACGTTTCCGGTTGAGACGAACGATTACAGCGGCGGTCCGCTTGGGGAGGTTCGTGACATGATGCAGGCGGAGGAACAGGAGGTTTTGGGGCCGCTTCGACAGAAGAGTCGCAAGGACGAGGGCGCACGCAAGGAGCTGACGGAGATGCAGCAAAAATTCCGTCAGCACAGTCGCGAGATTGGGGAGACCTTGACGGATTTGCGCAATCCACTCCGCTACACGGCAGTGGGACTTCGCGAAGGCAAACAGGTGACGCTGCCACATGACTATGCTTACTCCGATGCAAAGCCGAAATCGAAGGTGGGCGCGGCGACAATGATGGGGCATGAAGTCGCGGCCGAACCGGGTGAGGCGGGTCTGAAGGCGTATGCAGAATGGATGACGGCGAAGGACAATCCTCGTTTCACCACGGTGGTGGCGAACCGGTTGTGGAAGAAAGTTTTCGGGGTCGGTCAGATCGAGCCGGTGGATGAGTTGATGGACAATACCCAGGCAATGAATCCAGAGCTGATGAAGCATTTGGAAGGTTTGATGGTGTCGCTGAATTATGACATGAAGAGCTATCTGCGGATATTGTTCAACACGGATGCCTATCAGCGGGAGGTTTCGCGCGAGGAAGTCATTGCAGGCGTGCCTTATCATTTTCCAGGACCGGTGCTGCGGCGCATGACGGCGGAACAGATGTGGGATTCGTTTGTGACCTTGATCAATCCTACCCCCGACATGCCGAACGAGGCTCAGCAGGAACTGGCGGACAAACGCATAGATGGTGCAAGGTTTGTTTATGATTCGCTGGAGGCCTACGGGCCGGAGGCAATTTTGGAAGGGGCGGAAAAATCGGTGGTGGTCTATCGCAAACAGGCGGACAGCTTGAAGGGGTTGCAGCGCGATCTCGCATTGGCGAGAGTGGCGAAGGACAAAGACAAGGTGGCCCAAATCAGCAAGGAACTGCAAGCTTTGAACCGGCAGGTTCGTGAAGCAGTGAAACAGAATGTGATGGCACCTGCGGCGGCGAAGTTTGTTTCAATGAGCAAGGGCAACAATCCTTCGGGGGAGATGGCTGAGGCTTCAATGGAAGGTTCGGCGATGTCCATGATGATGAGTGGGAATGCAGGATCGGAGATTCCCGGATTTGATCGGGTCCAAAGCAACGATCGGGGCAAATTGACGGAAGAACAGGAGCGGCAGTTGCAGGATGAGGCGGCGTATTTTGGGATCTCTGGAGAAAAAGAAGTGAGGCAGTATGCAAAAGCACGAATTCAGAATGTGCGCACCTGGCTGCGGGCGGCGGAGATTGAGAGCCCGGCGCCTCGCGGACACTATCTGCGGGAGTTTGGTCAGAGCGATCGCGAAGTGATTGAGAATGCCAACACGGAGGCAAGTGTGTCGCAGACATTGGCGCTGATGAACAGTCAGTTGCTTCCGCAGGTGATGAACAAGTATTCGGCTCTGATGTTAAGCTTGAATAAACAGCAGTATCATGATGACAAGGTAACCACGGCTTACATGACTTTGCTTTCGAGACAGCCGACCGAACAGGAGCGCGAGATCTGGCGGAAGGCGGCGGATCGGGGGCTGACGGAGATGGAAGATTTGCTTTATGCGCTGATTAACACGCAGCAATTCATTTTTATTCAGTAA
- a CDS encoding DUF1501 domain-containing protein encodes MKNSFLRQDELSRRQFAARTASSLLGVGLLPGIFSGKSFAAGALASNLKQAATAKNVIYLYMSGGMSHLDTFDPKEGVETAGPTKSIGTSADGVRISEYLPLTAKQMHHIAVINSLNSTQGAHEQGNYYMHTSYTMRGTIRHPGMGAWLNALQGGGNTTLPKYVYVGNDSRHPGAGFFPASYSPLFVSKPDQGLKNVKLQPGLTEDKFAARMQLAGELDQNFRTTFQHRNVSAYADMYDDAISMMKSEDLAAFDLTKESAPLRASYGDTPLGQGCLLARRLVEHGVRFIEVSMGGWDTHNANFVKVPENCDTLDKALSTLIADLHSRGLLNETLVVLATEFGRTPDINMNVGRDHYPKAFSAIMAGGGIKGGFVYGKTDKEGREVVENQVEIPAVNASIAYALGLPLDQVVYSPSKRPFTIADKGKPLVELFA; translated from the coding sequence ATGAAAAATTCTTTTCTTCGTCAGGACGAACTCAGCCGTCGTCAGTTTGCTGCGCGCACGGCGAGTTCACTTTTAGGGGTGGGTTTGTTGCCGGGGATCTTCTCGGGAAAAAGTTTTGCGGCAGGGGCTTTGGCTTCGAATTTGAAACAGGCGGCAACGGCGAAGAACGTGATCTATTTGTATATGTCGGGTGGCATGAGTCATCTGGACACGTTTGATCCAAAGGAAGGCGTGGAGACGGCGGGTCCGACGAAAAGCATTGGCACCAGTGCGGATGGCGTGAGGATTTCGGAATATCTCCCGCTGACGGCGAAGCAGATGCATCACATTGCGGTGATCAATTCGCTCAATTCAACGCAAGGGGCGCATGAGCAGGGCAATTATTACATGCACACGAGTTACACGATGCGTGGAACGATTCGTCATCCTGGAATGGGGGCGTGGTTGAACGCCTTGCAGGGAGGGGGGAACACAACGCTTCCAAAATATGTGTATGTGGGCAATGATAGCAGGCATCCAGGCGCGGGATTTTTTCCGGCTTCGTATAGTCCGCTGTTTGTCAGCAAGCCGGATCAAGGTTTGAAGAATGTGAAGCTGCAGCCGGGATTGACGGAAGACAAGTTTGCCGCGCGCATGCAGCTGGCAGGCGAGCTTGACCAGAACTTCCGGACCACTTTTCAACATCGCAATGTGAGCGCGTATGCCGACATGTATGACGATGCGATTTCCATGATGAAAAGCGAAGATCTGGCGGCGTTTGATCTCACCAAAGAATCCGCACCGCTGCGGGCGAGTTATGGTGACACACCGTTGGGTCAGGGATGTTTGCTGGCGCGGCGGTTGGTGGAGCATGGGGTGCGTTTTATTGAGGTGAGCATGGGGGGCTGGGACACGCACAATGCGAACTTTGTCAAAGTGCCGGAAAATTGCGATACCTTGGACAAGGCGTTGTCGACCTTGATCGCGGACTTGCATTCGCGCGGACTGCTGAATGAGACGCTGGTGGTGCTGGCGACGGAGTTTGGGCGCACACCGGACATCAACATGAACGTTGGTCGGGATCACTATCCCAAAGCCTTTTCAGCCATCATGGCAGGCGGCGGAATCAAAGGGGGTTTTGTTTATGGCAAAACCGACAAGGAAGGCCGCGAGGTCGTGGAAAACCAGGTGGAGATTCCGGCGGTGAATGCGTCCATTGCGTATGCCTTGGGGCTGCCGCTGGATCAGGTGGTGTATTCACCGAGCAAGAGACCGTTCACGATTGCCGACAAAGGCAAGCCGTTGGTGGAGTTGTTTGCTTGA